In one window of Erinaceus europaeus chromosome 17, mEriEur2.1, whole genome shotgun sequence DNA:
- the INCENP gene encoding inner centromere protein isoform X2: protein MGSAAGPIHLLELCDQKLLEFVCNVENKDLVWLEEIQEEAERMFTTEFSKEPELMPKTPSQKNRRKKRRVSHAQDENRDPARKRLSRRKTRSSRLSARRLRSRDKTDKLSLAASEEGAAPRRVTRAAAAAAAAAAAAASMLAAPPSTAKACTLPPQCPLVPRVEVGIAERNSAEQRLSQLRASRGMLPAPHHATPVSSDDETTPRKPEATPSTPMSTPREPKGRSASKLRIARASRGPQDSSGSPSSPWCGRVLAPIQPDSLSEPAGAPQRRSVRRSLLGPSSPGPQPHSLAQKYSLVSKAEARLRSSSRISRKPGQEQEPSARIICHSYLERLLNVEVPPQVSLEKEAGKKASEEEAIKEEAEPMEAAELEVPKIDGITLLPQSATKMAVSTPSPRSVDGDQEMPSRGQPEANPEQADGPKEPPHSARRKRSYKWAVCEPDEDEDLPPPQGRSPSPPCPSSKVVRPLRTFLHTVQRNQMLMTPTSTSRSSIMKSFIKRNTPVAVNPKEKERQRLENLQRKEEAEQLRRQKMEEDKRRRLEEVKLKREERLRKVLQARERAEQIKEEKNKQIKQKFAQLDEKTEKVKEERLAEEKAKKKVAAKKMEEAEARRKQEEEARRLRWLQQEEERRQQELLQKKKKEEEQERLRKAAEAKKLAEQREQERLLAEQREQERRRELERRREQERLQAEREQQEREKALRLQRERLQRELEEKKKKEEQQRLAEQRLQEEQERKAKEADTASKTLNLTVNVESPACTSYQMTPRGYKNPPKINPDDYGMDLNSDDSTDDESHPRKPIPAWARGSPLSQAIVQQYYHPPNLQELFGSILPLDLEDIFKKSKPRYHKRTSSAVWNSPPLQANRVAGSLAYTGLKKY from the exons ATGGGGTCAGCCGCGGGGCCCATCCACCTGCTGGAGCTGTGTGACCAGAAGCTCCTGGAGTTTGTCTGCAACGTGGAGAACAAGGACTTGGTGTGGCTGGAGGAGATCCAGGAGGAGGCCGAGCGCATGTTCACCAC GGAATTCAGCAAAGAGCCTGAGCTGATGCCCAAAACCCCCTCACAGAAGAACCGCCGGAAGAAGAGGCGGGTTTCTCATGCCCAGGATGAAAACAGGGACCCTGCCCGGAAAAG gttgtCGCGTAGGAAGACGCGGAGCAGCCGGCTGAGCGCCCGGCGCCTGCGCAGTAGGGACAAGACGGACAAGCTGTCGCTGGCCGCGAGCGAAGAGGGCGCAGCCCCTCGGCGGGTGACCCGGGccgctgcagcagcagcagcagcagcagccgccgCAGCTTCCATGCTGGCCGCGCCCCCGTCCACCGCTAAGGCCTGCACCCTGCCCCCCCAGTGCCCGCTGGTGCCCCGGGTGGAGGTGGGCATTGCCGAGCGGAACAGCGCCGAGCAGCGGCTCAGCCAGCTCCGGGCCTCCAGGGGCATGTTGCCGGCCCCCCACCACGCCACGCCCGTTTCCTCGGACGACGAGACCACGCCTAGGAAGCCCGAGGCCACACCCAGCACCCCGATGTCCACTCCACGGGAGCCCAAGGGCCGCTCGGCCTCCAAGCTGAGGATCGCGCGGGCCTCCCGGGGCCCGCAGGACTCGTCGGGCTCCCCATCCTCCCCATGGTGCGGCCGCGTGCTGGCCCCCATCCAGCCCGACAGCCTCTCTGAGCCCGCGGGCGCCCCCCAGCGGAGGTCTGTGCGCCGCAGCCTGCTGGGCCCATCCtcccccggcccccagccccaCTCGCTGGCTCAGAAGTACTCCCTGGTGAGCAAGGCCGAGGCCAGGCTGCGCAGCTCCAGCAGGATCTCCAGGAAGCCTGGCCAGGAGCAGGAGCCTTCCGCCCGCATCATCT GTCACAGTTACCTGGAGAGGCTTCTGAATGTGGAGGTGCCCCCACAAGTCAG CCTCGAGAAGGAGGCTGGCAAAAAGGCCAGTGAGGAGGAGGCCATCAAGGAGGAGGCCGAGCCCATGGAGGCAGCTGAGCTGGAG GTCCCCAAGATTGACGGGATCACCTTGCTGCCCCAGAGTGCCACCAAGATGGCTGTCAGCACACCCAGCCCCAGGTCTGTGGACGGTGACCAGGAGATGCCATCCAGAGGGCAGCCAG AGGCCAACCCTGAGCAAGCAGATGGCCCCAAGGAGCCACCACACAGTGCCAG GAGGAAGCGCAGCTACAAGTGGGCAGTGTGTGAGCCAGACGAGGACGAGGACCTGCCGCCGCCCCAGGGCAGGAGCCCTTCCCCGCCCTGCCCCTCCAGCAAG GTGGTGCGGCCTCTCCGCACCTTCCTGCACACGGTGCAGAGGAACCAGATGCTCATGACCCCGACCTCGACCTCCCGCAGCAGCATCATGAAGTCTTTCATCAAGCGCAACACTCCCGTGGCCGTGAACCCCAAG GAGAAGGAGCGGCAGCGTCTGGAGAACCTGCAGCGCAAGGAGGAGGCAGAGCAGCTGCGGCggcagaagatggaggaggacaaGCGGCGGCGGCTGGAGGAAGTGAAGCT GAAGCGGGAGGAGCGCCTCCGTAAGGTGCTGCAGGCGCGGGAGCGCGCGGAGCAGATCAAGGAGGAGAAGAACAAGCAGATCAAGCAGAAGTTTGCTCAGCTCGACGAGAAGACCGAGAAG GTCAAGGAGGAGCGACTGGCGGAGGAGAAGGCCAAGAAGAAGGTGGCGGCCAAGAAGATGGAGGAGGCGGAGGCCCGccggaagcaggaggaggaggcacGGAGGCTCAGGTGGCTGCAGCAG GAGGAGGAGCGGCGACAGCAAGAGCTtctgcagaagaagaagaaggaggaggagcaggagcggTTGCGCAAGGCGGCCGAGGCCAAGAAGCTGGCCGAGCAGCGTGAGCAGGAGCGGCTGCTGGCGGAGCAGCGAGAGCAGGAGCGCAGGCGGGAGCTGGAGCGCAGGCGCGAGCAGGAGCGGCTGCAGGCAGAGAG GGAGCAGCAGGAAAGGGAGAAGGCTCTGCGGCTGCAGAGGGAGCGTCTGCAGAGGGagctggaagagaagaagaagaag GAAGAGCAGCAGCGCCTGGCTGAGCAGAGgctgcaggaggagcaggagaggaaggCCAAGGAGGCTGACACGGCCAGCAAGACCTTGAACTTGACCGTGAATGTAGAG TCCCCAGCCTGTACCTCGTATCAGATGACACCTCGAGGGTACAAGAACCCCCCCAAGATCAACCCTGATGACTATGGGATGGATCTGAACAGTGACGACTCCACAGATGACGAGTCCCACCCTCGGAAGCCCATCCCCGCCTGGGCCAGAG GCTCCCCCCTCAGCCAGGCCATCGTCCAGCAGTACTACCACCCTCCCAACCTCCAGGAGCTTTTCGGGTCCATCCTGCCGCTGGACCTAGAGGACATCTTCAAGAAGAGCAAGCCGCGCTACCACAAGCGCACCAGCTCTGCCGTGTGGAACTCGCCGCCCCTGCAGGCCAACAGGGTTGCAGGCAGCCTGGCCTACACCGGCCTGAAGAAGTACTGA
- the INCENP gene encoding inner centromere protein isoform X1, translating into MFTPQAAATMGSAAGPIHLLELCDQKLLEFVCNVENKDLVWLEEIQEEAERMFTTEFSKEPELMPKTPSQKNRRKKRRVSHAQDENRDPARKRLSRRKTRSSRLSARRLRSRDKTDKLSLAASEEGAAPRRVTRAAAAAAAAAAAAASMLAAPPSTAKACTLPPQCPLVPRVEVGIAERNSAEQRLSQLRASRGMLPAPHHATPVSSDDETTPRKPEATPSTPMSTPREPKGRSASKLRIARASRGPQDSSGSPSSPWCGRVLAPIQPDSLSEPAGAPQRRSVRRSLLGPSSPGPQPHSLAQKYSLVSKAEARLRSSSRISRKPGQEQEPSARIICHSYLERLLNVEVPPQVSLEKEAGKKASEEEAIKEEAEPMEAAELEVPKIDGITLLPQSATKMAVSTPSPRSVDGDQEMPSRGQPEANPEQADGPKEPPHSARRKRSYKWAVCEPDEDEDLPPPQGRSPSPPCPSSKVVRPLRTFLHTVQRNQMLMTPTSTSRSSIMKSFIKRNTPVAVNPKEKERQRLENLQRKEEAEQLRRQKMEEDKRRRLEEVKLKREERLRKVLQARERAEQIKEEKNKQIKQKFAQLDEKTEKVKEERLAEEKAKKKVAAKKMEEAEARRKQEEEARRLRWLQQEEERRQQELLQKKKKEEEQERLRKAAEAKKLAEQREQERLLAEQREQERRRELERRREQERLQAEREQQEREKALRLQRERLQRELEEKKKKEEQQRLAEQRLQEEQERKAKEADTASKTLNLTVNVESPACTSYQMTPRGYKNPPKINPDDYGMDLNSDDSTDDESHPRKPIPAWARGSPLSQAIVQQYYHPPNLQELFGSILPLDLEDIFKKSKPRYHKRTSSAVWNSPPLQANRVAGSLAYTGLKKY; encoded by the exons ATGTTCACACCCCAGGCA GCAGCCACCATGGGGTCAGCCGCGGGGCCCATCCACCTGCTGGAGCTGTGTGACCAGAAGCTCCTGGAGTTTGTCTGCAACGTGGAGAACAAGGACTTGGTGTGGCTGGAGGAGATCCAGGAGGAGGCCGAGCGCATGTTCACCAC GGAATTCAGCAAAGAGCCTGAGCTGATGCCCAAAACCCCCTCACAGAAGAACCGCCGGAAGAAGAGGCGGGTTTCTCATGCCCAGGATGAAAACAGGGACCCTGCCCGGAAAAG gttgtCGCGTAGGAAGACGCGGAGCAGCCGGCTGAGCGCCCGGCGCCTGCGCAGTAGGGACAAGACGGACAAGCTGTCGCTGGCCGCGAGCGAAGAGGGCGCAGCCCCTCGGCGGGTGACCCGGGccgctgcagcagcagcagcagcagcagccgccgCAGCTTCCATGCTGGCCGCGCCCCCGTCCACCGCTAAGGCCTGCACCCTGCCCCCCCAGTGCCCGCTGGTGCCCCGGGTGGAGGTGGGCATTGCCGAGCGGAACAGCGCCGAGCAGCGGCTCAGCCAGCTCCGGGCCTCCAGGGGCATGTTGCCGGCCCCCCACCACGCCACGCCCGTTTCCTCGGACGACGAGACCACGCCTAGGAAGCCCGAGGCCACACCCAGCACCCCGATGTCCACTCCACGGGAGCCCAAGGGCCGCTCGGCCTCCAAGCTGAGGATCGCGCGGGCCTCCCGGGGCCCGCAGGACTCGTCGGGCTCCCCATCCTCCCCATGGTGCGGCCGCGTGCTGGCCCCCATCCAGCCCGACAGCCTCTCTGAGCCCGCGGGCGCCCCCCAGCGGAGGTCTGTGCGCCGCAGCCTGCTGGGCCCATCCtcccccggcccccagccccaCTCGCTGGCTCAGAAGTACTCCCTGGTGAGCAAGGCCGAGGCCAGGCTGCGCAGCTCCAGCAGGATCTCCAGGAAGCCTGGCCAGGAGCAGGAGCCTTCCGCCCGCATCATCT GTCACAGTTACCTGGAGAGGCTTCTGAATGTGGAGGTGCCCCCACAAGTCAG CCTCGAGAAGGAGGCTGGCAAAAAGGCCAGTGAGGAGGAGGCCATCAAGGAGGAGGCCGAGCCCATGGAGGCAGCTGAGCTGGAG GTCCCCAAGATTGACGGGATCACCTTGCTGCCCCAGAGTGCCACCAAGATGGCTGTCAGCACACCCAGCCCCAGGTCTGTGGACGGTGACCAGGAGATGCCATCCAGAGGGCAGCCAG AGGCCAACCCTGAGCAAGCAGATGGCCCCAAGGAGCCACCACACAGTGCCAG GAGGAAGCGCAGCTACAAGTGGGCAGTGTGTGAGCCAGACGAGGACGAGGACCTGCCGCCGCCCCAGGGCAGGAGCCCTTCCCCGCCCTGCCCCTCCAGCAAG GTGGTGCGGCCTCTCCGCACCTTCCTGCACACGGTGCAGAGGAACCAGATGCTCATGACCCCGACCTCGACCTCCCGCAGCAGCATCATGAAGTCTTTCATCAAGCGCAACACTCCCGTGGCCGTGAACCCCAAG GAGAAGGAGCGGCAGCGTCTGGAGAACCTGCAGCGCAAGGAGGAGGCAGAGCAGCTGCGGCggcagaagatggaggaggacaaGCGGCGGCGGCTGGAGGAAGTGAAGCT GAAGCGGGAGGAGCGCCTCCGTAAGGTGCTGCAGGCGCGGGAGCGCGCGGAGCAGATCAAGGAGGAGAAGAACAAGCAGATCAAGCAGAAGTTTGCTCAGCTCGACGAGAAGACCGAGAAG GTCAAGGAGGAGCGACTGGCGGAGGAGAAGGCCAAGAAGAAGGTGGCGGCCAAGAAGATGGAGGAGGCGGAGGCCCGccggaagcaggaggaggaggcacGGAGGCTCAGGTGGCTGCAGCAG GAGGAGGAGCGGCGACAGCAAGAGCTtctgcagaagaagaagaaggaggaggagcaggagcggTTGCGCAAGGCGGCCGAGGCCAAGAAGCTGGCCGAGCAGCGTGAGCAGGAGCGGCTGCTGGCGGAGCAGCGAGAGCAGGAGCGCAGGCGGGAGCTGGAGCGCAGGCGCGAGCAGGAGCGGCTGCAGGCAGAGAG GGAGCAGCAGGAAAGGGAGAAGGCTCTGCGGCTGCAGAGGGAGCGTCTGCAGAGGGagctggaagagaagaagaagaag GAAGAGCAGCAGCGCCTGGCTGAGCAGAGgctgcaggaggagcaggagaggaaggCCAAGGAGGCTGACACGGCCAGCAAGACCTTGAACTTGACCGTGAATGTAGAG TCCCCAGCCTGTACCTCGTATCAGATGACACCTCGAGGGTACAAGAACCCCCCCAAGATCAACCCTGATGACTATGGGATGGATCTGAACAGTGACGACTCCACAGATGACGAGTCCCACCCTCGGAAGCCCATCCCCGCCTGGGCCAGAG GCTCCCCCCTCAGCCAGGCCATCGTCCAGCAGTACTACCACCCTCCCAACCTCCAGGAGCTTTTCGGGTCCATCCTGCCGCTGGACCTAGAGGACATCTTCAAGAAGAGCAAGCCGCGCTACCACAAGCGCACCAGCTCTGCCGTGTGGAACTCGCCGCCCCTGCAGGCCAACAGGGTTGCAGGCAGCCTGGCCTACACCGGCCTGAAGAAGTACTGA